The Branchiostoma floridae strain S238N-H82 chromosome 7, Bfl_VNyyK, whole genome shotgun sequence region ATCGTGCATACCTAAGAGTTATTCTTAAAGTCTCACCTTAATTTCTCGGAAGTATAAAACACTCCATAACGCCCCAATAAGACTTGGGCCCTGAAATGTATAGATATTGTGTTTAATGATAAGATATCCAATAAATATCTATCAAAGCTATCTTACAGAAAGAACAATAATACTAGTACTcttgtgtttaaaaaaataaaaagacacAAGTAGAGTATGATAGACCGAATCGGTAATTTTAAGAAGTTCGATTGTTGTAAATTAAAAGTCTGAAGGTACCGTTGTAATTATGGGAAAGCTGACACTCTCCTGTagcctctgattggccacaaACCACGCAGTCTGTGCGATGCCCCACATGGCTCCGGATAGAAGAGTAGGGAGAATGGCTCTGGGGAATACTTTAGGTCTGTTCTTCATGTAGATGGCGTACAGGATGAAGTATAGAGTAGATGTAGCATAGATACCGGAGAAGTGGGCAAAAACATAGTCCAGTCCTGCAAATCAACATATAATGGAGGgaaataatgatatttgaaCATAGTGATTGTTCAAACAGTGATTGTTCAATGGAGGTTAATTAAAGGCACTTTCATGCTTGCAAAATGATGTACACTAACTGGAATACATCAATAGATTATGCTTTTTATTATCTACTATTTCTATTATATTTTTGGCTTATAGAAGAATGATGCTTCTTTTACACGGTATATCATAACGCAACGCAACACTCAGTATACAAAACTACACCATGCCAGAGAATAGTTCCGTACCATTGTCCGTGGCTCCTTCGTAGTGCTGCTGCGCGTAAAGCACCGGTGCGAAATTAAAACCGTACATACTGCCAGCAAATAACGCCATTAAGATGCCTCTGTGTAGATAAAGGTATCTAATGTTATATGGCAAAGTGGTCACTATACTCAAACAATCAAAGCAGTTACTTGTATAGTTACCAGGTTAACTATTGGTCAACAATTAGCAATGGTGTAGAGAGGTGACATACGTGTAACTTCCAAGTATACACTCAAAATATTTACCATTCTGTCGTTTGATTTATCAATTTTATACATGATGTTCTCGGGACATTATAATAAAACTTACAGTATTCTTTTCTGCACAGGAGAAAGGATGTCTACCCAAGAGTGATCCGACTGTTCATGTGCAGTAGTAGTGTCCCTTCCATATCGGGTGTTGATAGTGCCCTGGTAGGACTATAAAAAACGTCACAAATCAACAGTCCGTTAGACGATCTTCGatgatacaaaaaaaactgaTCGTCTTGACATGATCCGCTTGTACAAACCGACTAACAATAGACTTTTGATGACTTTACTGATTCCAAAAAATCTGCAACCTCAAAATAAGACAACGTAAAACCTCTGTTGTTTGTCCTGCTAGTAATGGAGAGCGCTCGGTCGCCGGCTTGTCCATGACGTCACTtttcacaaatgaaaacagGATGGGTCTGCAACAGAGAAAAAGAGAGGAAAATTAGGGGAGCAACATATACAATTTTTTCGCACAGCACCTTGTGTCCTTTTCTTACAGAGAAGACACTTTGATTATTGGCAAGGTATGATTTGTTCCACCTGCAAGGCTTAAAAACCTACTACCACACATTTACTATATTTCTCCTGGTCAAAATCTAACCATTAGTCCTTACCTGAGAAAGCCTAGCGCCACCCCAACATAGTCCAGCGCCGGCCAGGTGAACCTATCCTGGGGCTTCAGTCCGAACCAGCCGAACCTCCCGCTGAACCAGCCCGTCAGGAGGTTAGCAGAAGCCCAGAACAGCATCCCCATCCCCAATCCTATTGTCTTCAGGATCGGTACAGTCACTGCATTACCTAAAGATAATAAATAACAAGCATGGGTTCGAAGTTTCTAATTCTGGTAGCATTTGCAAAATGCAACTATCAAAACACGGAGTATTGTCTTGGAGTGTTGACTTTTACCTGTACACCATAGAAATCCTCCCAACATGGAGATGGGGTAAAAGGTGGGATAACCCTGGATGACGTTCACTACCAAACCTACACACCAGACTGCCGAACAGAACACCCACTGGAAGAACATACCTACAAATAGACAAGAGTAATCATTATTGCAACGCCGGACTGTTCTATTCAACATGTGAGCATAAACATAGTACAAACATTGTGTCTTCAACAAATTgcatatttcattttgaaataagGTATTGAAAAGATTTCTTTCTACCAACGTCTGATACCAAATTTACACTGAACTTAACAGTACATCCGAATTATTCTGAAATTCTTACCATCACCCGTATCTACTCTCTTGACAGGCACAAGGTTGGTTCCGAAGAAAACACATGCAATGGTGGCTGCTATGAACCCGATGTAGGCTTCGTCGTTGGTAGAGTTGCTAGGTTGAAGCGTTACCAGTGGGACAATTGTGGTGGTTGCGTTTGGATGCGATGCTGTGGTATTCATCATAATGTCATATTGGTAATGAagaaagataaagataaaattacaaatattacCCATTTCTGAAAATAGCTAACGTTACAGGATTTCTATGATACGTTATGATGCACTTAAGATGGTAAAAGATTATCGTTGCATTACAtaacctgtatttcctgtattCACCTGTCATGTTGAACTGTACACTAAGGTTTATTCGAAGTATACTTCCAGTGCTCAGCGATTCTAACTCAAATCTAAGCTTGATGAGTTATTATatcatatgtaacgttactgatcATTTTACATTGAGCAGTCCATACAGTAACGATCAAAGTCCAGAATCTATCGACTGACCGCTTTTAGCACCATTTTACCCCTAATTCCAACATTATGGCGTTACCCTTATGTAAATAGCTGTTTATACAGACGTTCTGAACACTGCATACTTACCATTATTGCAATCGCATGCAGTAAATGCACAAATAATGAAGAACACGCAGGAGGTAATTAAACAGTGGTGCACCGCCATTGTAACATATGAAGGTATGAATGTTAAACTACCGGTACGATTTGCCCTTTGGCATCGACCCCAATATTTGTTTAGGCACATGTATCTGTATAAGTTAATCGGTGCGGCCGCCCTCCATCCAGAATATCGCAGCTGGTTATAAGTACAACGTTAAGTATAAATATAACGTCATTACATCAAATGCCTGTCATATctaacatttgcacatctaacGTTAATTCATCTAAATTTAACTCCAACTCCGGCTGCAACTTAACGACTTCCACAGTAACGTTATACAATAGATCTTGTGGGAAacgatttttttaatttttcaatcCAGTAGATCCTGCCGTTTCTTGATCTCTTCTAAGTACTTAATTTACATCAAGTAGGTTCTGCCCATGTAAACCTCATTTGTTCACACTTTACAAAGACCGTCAAATTTTCCCGCCACCTGTCATCTGTCCAATGAAAGGTCAGAGTTGAAAGGTTATTATTGCAATGGATGGTGGGACTTATGTGCCGATGTTGTAACCAGCATGCTGATTGGTTTGCATAACATATTAGGTCGTGATAAATTCTAACATTTCAGCAAGTAGTCTGCATAGAATTTTATATACCTGCATAAATTTACCTACTTTTCGAAAATCATATGCCTGAATTTACTTAAGGCGTTATATTTACCCATTAAACGTGATAGTTACGTCGCAACAGTGGGCCAATCACAGCACGGTTAACAAAGTCCTACCACATGTGGATGTCGCAACATATGTGCGAGTTACGGACGATCACATTTTGCCACAAAAACTGGcatattgtgcaatttcaaaggACGTTTTCCCGTCAGATCTTTTACTGCCTCCTTGTTTGTACAATATAAATTGTGTACATGTTGAGAAGAGATGGGaaagaagaaagggaagaagACCCAAGACCAGGACATGTGAGTGTGGAGGCTGCCTGAGTGCGCCAAGTTTTCTCCATACAttttggtggggaggggggtaacgtTGGAACCATACTGTTGCTTGGAACATTTAAGAGAAAATTTGTTTCATCGAGAATGGAAGTCTTTGACTAGTATTAAGGCTTTGTGAAACAATGCGAATTTTTGCAGAGTGTTTTAATCTATTCGTGCCTGTGCATATGGAAAAGGAACAAAATCACTCATCAGATGATCAGTGGAAAAAATTAACTGTTACTGTGAAACACTGTTTTGAAATTGagtaaaaacagaaacattttttgtccaatttcgtGTAACCAGAAGTTCACCATTAATACGACTGCAACAGTTCTTTAATGAATATAATGCaaaaaagtaatgcaagtgatGGAAGTGCCATAGTTCTTTTGTCTTTCAGAAAGAGTCAGTACAACAAAGACCCAGACAACAGCCATGCatgcaaaatcacaaaaaaaattaacaacaccTTTTGCTGTGCAATTCAGACTTTTGTTTGTGATATTCATCTCTAGAAGGGCCTACTGAACATTCTTCTTGCTTTATAGCCACATATTCTCAACCAATACAGTTTTGGAGCTAAATGTCTACCATTATAACCATAGCAGAGAGAATGTTTTGTAACCTTAACTGTATGGTCTCCGCTCCATCCAGCGATGTTGGCGAGGACGGCCCAGGTGCAGGGGCTGCAGATAACATCGATGACCTGGTGGCAGAGATCGAGGGATCCGGACCGAAGGCCGCTGGTGGCAAGAAGTCCAAGaagaagggaaagaaaaagGATGATGACTGGTATTTTTTGTTGATCTGTATCGTTGTCAGAAATGCAAAGTATTGttattgtgtgttgtttttaGACCACGACGTAAGAGTttaagcatacatgtatttaaattgTGAGATGTTAGTTCATTTTCGGGTAACCATGATCCTAGAAAGAATCTGGAATGATGCTCCAAAgccatgtactactactagtatttgtaaaTCACCACATTTGTATACGATTAGAGCTTACTTGATTTAAAGGAGATTCAGTCACTACAACAGGTTAAAAGTAGGAGAATTACttcttttgtaagaaaatttcCCATTTCTACAtccagttgtacttgtagagatTACATTGCCCTTAAATAGtgttaacctggatgtctaaccttcataaacataatTAGAGCTTCCTTTTTTAGATGGTTGAGAAAGGTCTGACATACTCCCCTATGAACAGTTAAGGGAACAACACTGTAAACTGGTTATTCTGTATTCCCACAGGGAGGATGACTTGTTAGAAGAGATGGAAGCCCTCTCCATGGGTGTAGAAGGGACCGGCAAACCAGCAGACAAACCCAAAGAACCACAGGAAGAAACACAGGAGGAGAAATCTTCAGAAACAACAGTGCCTAATGGAACAGTACCACAGGCTACAGACACACCTGAGGGGGACAAGGTAGGTACATGTGCTTAGCAGATGGtaccagtactagtactactagtaatatCTTTCAAGAAATCTTTACTTTGTGTTCAAGACAGCTTTGAATAGTTAATAATGCTTAGATGTCCTGGTGTTTTTTATGTCTTCAGGAAGAAGCAAAAGAAACAACTGAAAAGGACACAGAGGAAGCTGAGGATACAGGTCCCACTGTAAAAACAGCAGCCCAGAAAAAAgcagaaaagaaggaaagagaaaagaaaaagaaggaggaacaaaagaagaaagaaagagccAAAAAGGAAGCAGCTGCTCAGAAGGCTggaggaaagaaggaagaagagaCTGAGAAAACAGAAGAAGGAAAAGATGAGGACAAGGCTGAGACTTCCATTCCAGAGGAGGGTGCTGCTAAGGAGGAAGAAGGTTAGTATTATACTGAAATACTGATTACATTGAATTGAGTATAAACCAATAGTGCAGTTTTGAATCTATGTATGTAATCTGCCCTGCATGTTCATTCATACCTTCATTCAGACCTTTGTGGTGGCGCAGAGGGCAGCAAGTGTACTTAACTGTTTTAGAAGCAGgatatatttttacagtgaGGGGTTGCTTGCCCTTCCCCTCTAACTTATTTGGGGCACCACCTTGAACATGAGTCCCCCATTGCatgtcccttctgaaagatggGCGCAGCGCAACCCAAGTCGGTTACCAACTTATTTTAACCAAGAGGTCAACtctgaggctgctaccagtttaGCTGCAGGGACATCCCTAGATGTCGGAACATGTGACTTATtcaacatggtacatgtagaaTGACACCTGATTACTTGCCGTGGTATTAAACTATCAGTCAAGTTGTTTTACATGACGTTGTATAGAAAAGTATAATAAGGTCTGTGCTCATTTAAAAACCTGTTTGCATTTCCCACAACATCAGGAGCAGAGGGAGAGGGTGCAGATGAAGGCACtgacaagaaaaagaagaagaaaaagaagaagggaGAAAAAGAGGAAAAGGAGGAGAAAAGAAAAGGTATGGAATCTTACAATGTCTTCATTTCTAAACTCAGGTTAAAAAATACATAGCACACTTACAAATACACTTATTGATTGTGTGAAGTCGTggtaaaacttgtaaaattacatttttgttttctttctaaaTCTTAAGGTCCCAGCAAGGCCATGGTAAAGGCCATGCAAGAGGCCCTGAGAATAAaacaggaggaggaagagaggcTAAAGAGGGAGGAAGAGGAACGGATCCGCAAGCTGGAGGAAGCAGAGGAAGCTCGTAGAGAACAGGTCAGCTTCTTTTagttcattataaaatgtaGTTGTCAACTGTCACTTTGAAATTGTAGAGCTATAAGACTGAAGACCATTTGAGATTGCTATATTCTGTAATGTAAATATGTCAAGTTTAGTGAAGTAACCATGTTTATATTTGGTTTCCGTAGGAAAGATTAGAGAAAGAAAAAAGggaaaagaagaaacagaaggaAAAAGAACGTAAGGAACGTCTCAAGAAAGAAGGCAAACTCCTGACAGCGGCACAGAAACAGCAGCGTAAACGTGCTGAGGAGATGTTGGAGGCTATGAGGGCGCAAGGTGAGTTTGGCAAACTAGTACTAGAAGTATGCTGATGGAAGTTAGACATGTGTTATAGGATCTCTGAGATTTGGAACTCACAACAAGTGTCATGTTTTCCATTTTTGCCGAAATTCATCTTTTAAAGTTACCATCTGCTGTCCTTAGGCTTTGATGTTCCCAGTAAGGATGAAATCCAGAAGAAACCAGTCAGATACGGTTCCAAGGGCAAGAACAAGAAGAAGGAGAAAGGTAAGATTTATGTTTAAAAGGATGGCTTCTGTATCAAACAAGGGATGTAATCACTTTGTCTTGAGTTTTGTTTAATTTCATGGTTGTGaatgttattgaaaaaaatatgaaaatgttgtcTTGCTGCAGTGGAAAATCAGGAACCCACAGTTCCAACAGAGGAGgcaaa contains the following coding sequences:
- the LOC118420044 gene encoding transmembrane protein 144-like is translated as MNTTASHPNATTTIVPLVTLQPSNSTNDEAYIGFIAATIACVFFGTNLVPVKRVDTGDGMFFQWVFCSAVWCVGLVVNVIQGYPTFYPISMLGGFLWCTGNAVTVPILKTIGLGMGMLFWASANLLTGWFSGRFGWFGLKPQDRFTWPALDYVGVALGFLRPILFSFVKSDVMDKPATERSPLLAGQTTESYQGTINTRYGRDTTTAHEQSDHSWVDILSPVQKRILGILMALFAGSMYGFNFAPVLYAQQHYEGATDNGLDYVFAHFSGIYATSTLYFILYAIYMKNRPKVFPRAILPTLLSGAMWGIAQTAWFVANQRLQESVSFPIITTGPSLIGALWSVLYFREIKGTRNLLILSVAMIVTVSGAVLTGLSY